A single Lactuca sativa cultivar Salinas chromosome 8, Lsat_Salinas_v11, whole genome shotgun sequence DNA region contains:
- the LOC122194470 gene encoding uncharacterized protein LOC122194470, whose protein sequence is MDENLTIVVDCETSLKMKKPKFGWDNRSFMVFVDSFVIEVRKCNKTGTHLTKVGWENIQKHMKDKTEWKLYDQLMRLETGLGGTRSLIDASPEWWDEKIKENKDYAKFRNVNLSIFDEKSVAVGDQTMTPLQFQNNSNPNGENVEGKGDSDDINLDDEVEPLFPSFH, encoded by the exons ATGGACGAAAACCTCACCATTGTTGTTGACTGTGAAACatctttaaaaatgaaaaaaccaaAATTCGGATGGGATAATCGTAGCTTCATGGTGTTTGTTGATTCATTTGTAATTGAAGTAAGAAAATGCAATAAAACCGGTACTCACTTAACTAAAGTTGGGTGGGAGAATATACAAAAACACATGAAGGACAAAACAG AGTGGAAGCTTTATGACCAATTAATGAGGCTTGAAACCGGACTCGGTGGGACGAGAAGCCTAATAGATGCATCGCCCGAGTGGTGGGATGAGAAAATAAAG GAGAATAAAGATTATGCAAAATTTAGGAACGTAAATTTAAGCATATTTGATGAGAAATCCGTTGCCGTTGGAGATCAGACTATGACTCCATTACAGTTTCAAAACAATAGCAATCCAAACGGAGAAAATGTGGAGGGCAAAGGAGATAGTGATGATATCAATTTAGATGATGAAGTTGAGCCTCTTTTTCCTAGTTTCCATTAA
- the LOC111906945 gene encoding uncharacterized protein LOC111906945 → MAIVTKFPDFREGSNEFSQALFLFTKKQNREAFMFPTTNEAKMGFFKMDSDDSKSSNDNEEWWVEKDREFKDYISAIDGTHVRASIPQNEEAKYVGQKRYPTQNIMVVCDFNMRFTFVWAGWEGTAHDTRIFNETLQRLDLNFPYPTGDKYYIVDVGYPNTRGYLAPYKGTNIRYHLPDFRRRHSAVVREPRGPKEKFNYLHSSLRNIIE, encoded by the exons ATGGCCATTGTTACCAAGTTTCCCGATTTTCGTGAAGGGTCCAACGAATTTTCACAAGCATTGTTTTTGTTCACCAAAAAGCAAAATCGTGAAGCTTTTATGTTTCCAACGACTAACGAAGCCAAGATGGGTTTCTTTAA GATGGATAGTGATGACTCTAAATCTTCTAATGATAATGAAGAATGGTGGGTGGAAAAGGATAGAGAATTTAAA GATTACATTAGTGCTATAGATGGGACACACGTTAGGGCATCAATTCCACAAAACGAGGAAGCGAAGTACGTTGGTCAAAAGAGATATCCAACACAAAATATAATGGTTGTTTGTGATTTTAACATGCGTTTTACATTTGTATGGGCCGGTTGGGAGGGGACTGCACATGACACAAGAATTTTCAATGAAACCTTACAGAGACTAGATCTTAATTTTCCATATCCAACAGGTG ATAAATATTACATTGTTGATGTTGGATATCCAAATACTAGAGGGTATCTTGCTCCATACAAAGGCACAAATATTCGTTATCATTTACCAGATTTTCGACGTAGACACTCGGCTGTTGTTCGTGAACCTCGTGGACCGAAAGAGAAATTTAACTATCTCCACTCATCATTGCGAAATATCATTGAATGA